In one window of Chryseobacterium viscerum DNA:
- a CDS encoding DCC1-like thiol-disulfide oxidoreductase family protein — protein sequence METLKNHTLIYDNECPMCNLYSKGFTKCGMLDEDGREAFTELSVKNKILIDFNRAKNEIALVDHNKNEVVYGLDSLLLIIGNSFPLLAKIARTKPLYWFFQKLYSFVSYNRKQIIPSSKDYTEQSCVPDFNLKYRIAYISFVVVFSAYILSQFSLKFDFNLERNFLREFAVCLGQIVWQTLFLKSYLKDKIWDYLGNMMTVSLIGTLLLIPALIIDFTPVFYLVYFGIVVLIMFLEHIRRCRILKLNFLPTISWILFRITALAIVILTTI from the coding sequence ATGGAAACGCTCAAAAACCACACATTAATCTACGACAATGAATGTCCTATGTGTAATCTCTACTCCAAAGGTTTTACTAAATGCGGAATGCTGGATGAAGATGGAAGAGAAGCATTTACGGAACTTTCAGTGAAAAATAAAATACTGATAGACTTCAACCGTGCGAAAAATGAAATTGCTCTGGTAGATCACAACAAAAATGAAGTCGTTTACGGATTAGACAGTCTGCTCCTTATCATCGGTAACTCTTTTCCATTGTTGGCAAAAATTGCTCGGACAAAACCTCTGTATTGGTTTTTCCAAAAGCTGTATTCCTTTGTTTCTTACAATAGAAAACAGATTATTCCTTCCTCAAAAGATTATACAGAACAATCCTGTGTTCCGGATTTTAACCTGAAATACAGAATAGCATACATCAGTTTTGTTGTTGTTTTTTCAGCATACATCTTAAGTCAATTTTCTTTGAAGTTTGATTTTAATTTAGAACGAAATTTTCTAAGAGAATTTGCTGTTTGTCTTGGTCAGATCGTTTGGCAGACCCTCTTTTTAAAAAGCTATCTCAAAGATAAAATTTGGGATTATCTCGGAAATATGATGACTGTTTCCTTAATCGGGACTTTGCTTTTAATTCCTGCTCTGATAATCGATTTTACTCCTGTCTTTTATCTGGTATACTTTGGGATTGTAGTATTGATCATGTTTCTGGAACATATAAGAAGATGCAGAATACTAAAATTAAATTTTCTTCCAACCATTTCATGGATATTGTTTAGGATAACAGCGCTGGCTATTGTCATTCTGACAACCATTTAA
- a CDS encoding TonB-dependent receptor plug domain-containing protein: MNFKLISPYIILLSLVLSTVFLKAQQPFQDFEKEKTYVQTNHVFYKPGEGMYFKIYVVKGKSNLPAEDSRIVNFEIIDPAGSVLKKMKYEITNGYAQGYFYFDEDMKGGIYKIRAFTNWMQNEEGKNTFEKEITLQKIVSPRILMKLDFPKKGYGPGDEVTADFSMRSLSNLPIPFYEADYTVMTNGETVSEGKIITDKEGKNQLSFKLPEILKSSDALLNIKVNFDGFTESISRNIPIVLNNLDVKFLPEGGTFINGVEQNIAFKILDEFEKPVDAVLAVYNQNHKKIKEIPAYNFGMGSFRFTPEKGEIYYAKVVKPENSTQTFNFPAAKDEGVVFNIRNENKKVIFTLISTDEKTITLKGNFRGKELYTKDLLLKKGSNLLEINEKNFPTGICRFTVLENNIPLAERVVFTNKENKLNIKVKPVKQHYLPREKVILDIETTDENNRPVPANLGLSVVDDKLWTYADDKQNHIISWLLMDSELKGKIEKPQFYFDKKEEKADKSLDLVMLTNGYRYFEFIPEIITTNKYKFLPEKKNTIYGVVEDEHKKPVNADVFLLNTDNKKILKQTAAENGRFYFSDLNADHSYKIIARSSQPKHTLKIRILSYNLDINPLVKQKLYNIDVEEIVKEAERKEVIRTENRNNTQTLSKPGFSKSDTIRNKRIEEVVVLGYNLKRDKTAITSATIMSSMEIQNPNVASLLSGKVAGLVITPAGQPAASTQIRIRGTASITNKTPLFIVDGTPVENFNTTINPNDINSITVLKDAAATAIYGSRAANGVVIINSYKNNSSKISFDITPKSYVAIETLPYGRLTSYAGSRTFVYPEYKTTNTSYRFDYRDALYWNPVVETDKNGKAKVELYNSDANSTFRVMTEGISATGLLGRDETTYAAQSLISLDAKIPQYLTRTDQMMIPVVIKNNSSEIRKMTMDVIVPNHVKLVHSDSLITLKPLESGRLFVKIQTDEIVDSNIQFTIRSGDFRETMILPFKVEEKGFPHKFSIINNKTEDIKITIPEYINGSLYSSYYVFENTALKLFEDLEQLKREPYGCFEQLSSTVYPNIFILDYLKSDKKIDTATENLVVKNMKKGFQKMLSYKNRDGGFGYFSSEDSDVALSAFALLEFTDLKKYVTPDAKIIQGLSSFILSKKNTNGLFEVRRPYESKRDFSGYSWSRNMYVLYALSKLGFKNEIEDSFTVMMKRVLVTKDSYQLALLANAAAQLGKQKEYDDLMKILDKQYETKNIKSNITFTGSWGMSADAETLSLYIMALQKDETLNQLKIAEAADQLINFNGYYGFGSTQATTLAIQALSEFFSKNGKLYGTERPAIKINQAQISPMMSLSSAFKAGENNISIHYPTQKGLPYKLEYQYYTLLAPESKDIPVTMETKLKSAVSRVGETNRMTVTVKNKINGQLPMTIAKIGIPAGLTLQNALLKDLIDKKQISYYEIFDNYLVLYWEHFNAEETKTINLDLKVEFAGTYTGKSSNVYLYYMPEAKHWNQGIITKIEP; this comes from the coding sequence ATGAATTTCAAGCTTATATCACCTTATATCATCTTGCTGAGCTTAGTATTGTCAACGGTTTTCCTAAAAGCACAGCAGCCATTTCAGGACTTTGAAAAAGAAAAGACCTACGTTCAGACCAATCATGTTTTTTATAAACCTGGTGAGGGAATGTATTTTAAAATATACGTTGTAAAAGGAAAAAGTAACCTTCCGGCAGAAGACAGCAGAATCGTTAATTTTGAAATTATTGATCCTGCAGGAAGTGTTTTGAAAAAAATGAAATATGAGATTACCAATGGATACGCCCAGGGTTATTTCTATTTTGATGAAGATATGAAAGGTGGAATTTATAAGATCAGAGCCTTTACCAACTGGATGCAGAATGAAGAAGGGAAAAATACCTTTGAGAAAGAAATTACCCTCCAGAAAATAGTCTCTCCAAGAATTTTAATGAAGCTGGATTTTCCTAAAAAAGGATACGGCCCGGGAGATGAGGTGACAGCCGATTTTTCAATGAGAAGCCTGAGTAACCTTCCGATTCCTTTTTATGAAGCAGATTATACGGTAATGACCAACGGGGAAACTGTTTCAGAAGGTAAAATTATTACAGATAAAGAAGGTAAAAATCAATTAAGCTTCAAGCTCCCGGAAATTTTGAAATCCTCTGATGCCCTTTTGAATATTAAAGTGAATTTTGACGGATTTACAGAATCTATTTCACGAAATATCCCAATAGTTCTGAATAATCTGGATGTGAAATTTTTGCCTGAAGGCGGAACTTTTATCAATGGAGTAGAGCAAAATATTGCCTTTAAAATTCTTGATGAATTTGAAAAACCTGTAGATGCTGTTCTTGCTGTTTACAATCAGAATCATAAAAAAATAAAAGAAATTCCAGCCTATAATTTTGGGATGGGAAGCTTCCGTTTTACGCCGGAAAAAGGAGAAATCTATTATGCAAAAGTGGTAAAGCCGGAAAACAGTACCCAGACTTTTAATTTCCCTGCCGCAAAAGATGAAGGGGTAGTTTTTAATATCCGGAATGAAAACAAAAAAGTAATTTTTACCCTCATTTCAACCGATGAAAAAACGATTACCCTGAAGGGAAATTTCCGCGGAAAAGAATTGTATACCAAAGATCTTCTGTTAAAAAAAGGCAGCAATTTATTGGAAATTAATGAAAAAAACTTCCCCACAGGAATCTGCAGATTTACCGTACTGGAAAACAATATTCCTCTTGCAGAACGTGTGGTTTTTACTAATAAAGAAAACAAATTGAATATAAAGGTTAAACCTGTAAAACAACATTATCTGCCGCGGGAAAAAGTAATTTTGGATATCGAAACTACTGATGAAAATAACAGACCTGTTCCTGCCAACCTTGGATTGAGCGTAGTGGATGATAAGCTCTGGACCTACGCTGATGACAAACAGAATCATATCATTTCCTGGCTTCTGATGGACTCCGAGTTGAAAGGGAAAATTGAAAAGCCACAGTTTTATTTCGATAAAAAAGAAGAAAAAGCCGATAAAAGTTTAGATCTTGTTATGCTGACAAATGGTTACAGGTATTTCGAGTTTATCCCGGAAATTATTACAACCAATAAGTACAAGTTTCTTCCTGAAAAGAAAAATACAATCTATGGAGTGGTGGAAGATGAACACAAAAAACCTGTAAATGCAGATGTTTTTCTTTTGAATACAGATAATAAAAAAATTCTTAAACAGACCGCTGCGGAAAATGGACGTTTTTATTTTTCAGATCTGAATGCGGACCATTCGTATAAAATTATAGCCAGATCTTCTCAGCCTAAACATACATTAAAAATCAGGATCTTGTCGTATAATCTGGATATTAATCCTTTAGTGAAGCAAAAGTTATACAATATTGATGTAGAAGAAATTGTAAAAGAAGCTGAAAGAAAAGAAGTTATAAGAACAGAAAACAGAAATAATACCCAAACATTGAGCAAACCCGGTTTTTCAAAATCTGATACTATCCGGAATAAAAGGATTGAAGAAGTTGTTGTTTTAGGATACAATTTAAAAAGAGATAAAACCGCGATTACTTCTGCAACAATAATGTCTTCGATGGAAATTCAGAATCCCAATGTAGCCTCATTATTAAGCGGAAAAGTTGCCGGATTAGTAATTACGCCGGCAGGACAGCCAGCAGCCAGTACACAGATAAGAATAAGAGGAACAGCATCCATTACCAATAAGACTCCATTATTCATCGTTGATGGTACTCCCGTAGAAAACTTCAATACCACTATAAACCCGAATGATATCAATAGTATTACAGTTCTCAAAGATGCTGCTGCTACCGCTATTTATGGAAGCAGGGCTGCAAACGGGGTTGTGATTATTAATTCATATAAAAATAACAGCTCAAAAATCAGCTTTGATATTACTCCGAAATCTTATGTTGCAATAGAAACGCTGCCTTACGGAAGACTTACTTCATATGCCGGATCAAGAACTTTTGTTTATCCGGAATATAAAACTACCAACACATCCTACCGGTTCGATTATAGGGACGCACTTTACTGGAATCCCGTTGTAGAAACCGATAAAAATGGGAAGGCAAAAGTAGAGCTTTATAATTCAGATGCCAATTCTACTTTTAGAGTGATGACAGAAGGTATTTCTGCAACAGGGCTTTTGGGCAGAGATGAAACCACTTATGCTGCACAGAGCCTTATTTCACTGGATGCTAAAATTCCACAATATCTGACAAGAACGGACCAGATGATGATTCCTGTTGTTATTAAAAATAATTCTTCAGAAATACGGAAAATGACGATGGATGTTATTGTTCCCAATCATGTAAAACTGGTTCATTCTGACAGCTTAATTACCTTAAAACCATTGGAATCGGGAAGATTATTTGTCAAAATACAAACAGACGAGATTGTAGATTCCAACATTCAATTTACTATAAGATCCGGAGATTTCAGAGAAACGATGATTCTTCCGTTTAAAGTAGAAGAGAAAGGATTCCCACATAAGTTTTCCATCATTAATAATAAAACAGAAGATATCAAAATTACTATTCCGGAATACATTAACGGAAGCCTCTATTCATCATATTATGTATTCGAAAATACTGCTTTGAAGCTTTTTGAAGATCTGGAACAGTTGAAAAGAGAACCTTACGGATGCTTTGAACAACTTTCTTCAACGGTGTATCCTAATATTTTTATTCTGGATTATTTAAAATCAGATAAAAAAATAGATACAGCAACTGAGAATCTGGTGGTTAAAAATATGAAAAAAGGGTTCCAGAAAATGTTGAGTTATAAAAACAGAGACGGAGGTTTCGGGTATTTCAGCAGCGAAGATTCGGATGTGGCGCTTTCTGCGTTTGCGCTATTAGAATTTACGGATTTAAAAAAGTATGTAACCCCGGATGCTAAGATCATTCAGGGACTTTCCTCATTCATTTTGTCTAAGAAAAATACAAACGGATTATTTGAAGTAAGAAGACCCTATGAATCAAAAAGGGATTTCTCGGGATATTCCTGGTCAAGAAATATGTATGTGCTGTATGCTTTATCTAAGCTGGGTTTTAAAAATGAAATAGAAGATTCCTTTACAGTAATGATGAAAAGAGTTTTGGTTACAAAAGATTCTTATCAGCTGGCTTTACTTGCCAATGCTGCGGCTCAATTAGGAAAACAAAAGGAATATGATGATCTGATGAAAATATTGGACAAGCAGTATGAAACGAAAAATATAAAATCCAACATCACTTTTACAGGATCATGGGGAATGTCTGCAGATGCAGAAACTCTCTCGCTATATATTATGGCACTTCAGAAAGATGAAACACTGAATCAGTTGAAAATTGCCGAAGCAGCAGATCAGCTCATTAATTTCAATGGATATTACGGGTTCGGTTCTACACAGGCTACAACACTCGCCATACAGGCATTGTCTGAGTTTTTCTCTAAAAACGGAAAACTATATGGAACTGAAAGGCCTGCCATCAAGATTAATCAGGCACAAATTTCACCTATGATGAGTCTTTCGTCAGCATTTAAAGCTGGAGAAAATAATATCAGTATTCATTATCCAACACAAAAAGGTCTGCCTTATAAATTAGAATATCAGTATTATACACTTCTGGCCCCGGAAAGCAAAGATATTCCTGTTACTATGGAAACAAAGCTAAAATCTGCGGTGTCCAGAGTGGGAGAGACCAACAGAATGACAGTGACCGTTAAAAATAAAATCAATGGCCAACTACCAATGACCATAGCGAAGATCGGTATCCCTGCAGGACTGACCTTACAAAATGCTTTGCTAAAAGATCTGATTGATAAAAAACAGATTTCTTATTATGAAATCTTTGACAATTATTTGGTTTTGTACTGGGAACATTTCAATGCTGAAGAGACAAAAACCATCAATCTGGATCTCAAAGTAGAATTTGCAGGAACTTATACCGGAAAATCAAGCAATGTATATCTCTACTACATGCCGGAAGCTAAACATTGGAATCAGGGTATAATTACTAAAATAGAACCTTAA
- a CDS encoding RNA polymerase sigma factor: protein MEQELLLECQRSDRNAQRKVYEKMAGRLYAVCRRYLKNDEDIEEVLADTFYKIFTKITQLHNADTFEAWARKIAVNECLQKLRTNKGLFISLEENFIDHSEGTTESLSLEKDILSLLNFLPEGCRAIFNLFVIEGYPHKEIAAMLSISEGTSKSQLNFARKKLQELLVNQNI from the coding sequence ATGGAACAAGAATTATTATTGGAATGCCAACGTAGCGACCGCAATGCACAGCGGAAAGTTTACGAGAAAATGGCGGGCAGACTTTACGCAGTCTGCAGACGCTATTTGAAAAACGACGAAGATATAGAAGAAGTATTGGCTGATACGTTCTACAAAATATTTACGAAAATTACACAGCTTCATAATGCTGATACTTTTGAAGCATGGGCAAGAAAAATTGCTGTGAACGAATGTCTGCAGAAATTAAGAACCAACAAAGGACTGTTTATTTCCCTGGAAGAAAACTTTATTGATCATTCTGAAGGAACTACAGAAAGCCTTTCTCTGGAAAAAGATATTTTGAGTTTACTGAACTTTCTCCCGGAAGGCTGCAGAGCAATCTTTAATCTTTTCGTTATTGAAGGATATCCTCACAAGGAAATAGCTGCCATGCTTTCCATCAGTGAAGGAACTTCAAAATCACAGCTCAATTTTGCAAGAAAGAAGCTGCAGGAACTTTTAGTGAATCAAAACATTTAA
- a CDS encoding aminopeptidase C yields the protein MKNAKIASLLFVLSAGSMMFAQDDLINKLKNNQSQNANFQFTTLKDVGATSVKNQGSSGTCWSYSGNSFLESEMQRMGKKPVDLAEIFTARNSYHDKAKLYVLNNGAISWGDGGELHDVINMYKKYGAVPQDVYTGLKAGQTTNNFKEMQGKLKPVLDSLVQASSKGKLTDNWMDSVDAILDEYLGKVPANFTYEGKNYTPKTFAKEVVGINPEDYVELSSYKDYAYYEKFVVPIPDNWSHDSDWNVPMKDLTAIIDNAVTKGYSVGWATDVSEPYFSYKNGVAYVPDMEFDQITAENKQTLFTEPKKDKTITEDMRQKALNNLSTTDDHGMHIVGLAKDQTGKEYYMVKNSWGVTNDFAGYLYVTRPYVEYKSTAILVHKNAIPKSILKQLKPTKNIGL from the coding sequence ATGAAAAATGCCAAAATTGCATCATTACTTTTTGTTTTGTCTGCAGGAAGTATGATGTTTGCCCAAGATGACTTAATCAACAAGTTAAAAAACAACCAATCACAAAATGCTAATTTTCAGTTCACAACGTTAAAAGACGTTGGTGCAACTTCTGTAAAGAATCAGGGATCATCAGGAACTTGCTGGAGCTATTCAGGAAATTCATTCCTTGAATCTGAAATGCAGAGAATGGGCAAAAAACCTGTAGATCTTGCTGAAATTTTTACAGCAAGAAACTCTTATCATGATAAAGCTAAATTATATGTGTTAAATAATGGCGCTATCAGTTGGGGTGACGGAGGAGAACTTCATGATGTAATCAATATGTACAAGAAGTATGGTGCAGTTCCTCAGGATGTGTACACAGGGTTAAAAGCCGGACAAACGACGAATAACTTCAAGGAAATGCAGGGGAAACTGAAGCCGGTTCTTGACAGCCTTGTTCAGGCTTCTTCAAAAGGAAAACTTACAGATAACTGGATGGATTCTGTAGATGCTATTCTTGATGAATATTTAGGAAAAGTACCTGCCAACTTCACATATGAAGGGAAAAACTACACCCCGAAAACATTTGCTAAAGAAGTAGTAGGAATCAATCCTGAAGATTATGTAGAATTATCTTCTTACAAAGATTATGCTTATTATGAGAAATTTGTAGTTCCTATTCCTGATAACTGGAGCCATGATTCTGACTGGAATGTTCCAATGAAAGATCTTACAGCCATCATCGACAATGCAGTAACGAAAGGATATTCTGTGGGTTGGGCAACTGACGTTTCTGAACCTTATTTCTCTTATAAAAATGGTGTAGCTTATGTTCCGGATATGGAATTTGATCAGATCACTGCAGAGAACAAGCAGACTTTGTTTACTGAGCCTAAAAAAGATAAAACCATCACTGAAGACATGCGTCAGAAAGCGCTTAACAACCTTTCTACAACGGATGACCACGGTATGCATATCGTAGGTTTGGCAAAAGACCAGACAGGTAAAGAATATTATATGGTGAAAAACTCATGGGGAGTAACCAATGATTTTGCCGGATATCTTTATGTAACAAGACCTTATGTTGAATACAAATCAACAGCCATCCTTGTTCACAAAAATGCAATTCCGAAAAGCATCTTAAAGCAATTAAAGCCAACTAAGAATATCGGTTTATAA
- a CDS encoding bacteriocin-like protein — MKNLKKLTKSTLKNIIGGNAPQCEGDTVACRHKAENGVPAYWSCEPAATGCRFL; from the coding sequence ATGAAAAATCTAAAGAAATTAACAAAATCGACATTAAAGAACATCATCGGAGGAAATGCACCACAGTGTGAAGGAGATACTGTTGCCTGCCGCCACAAAGCTGAAAATGGTGTTCCTGCCTACTGGTCATGCGAACCCGCTGCAACAGGATGCAGATTCTTATAA
- a CDS encoding GbsR/MarR family transcriptional regulator, with product MQLSEAKEKYIQTWGTFATNWGINRTMAQVHALLLASGKPLSTDEVMEQLEISRGNANMNLRALIDWGIVKKEFVKGDRKEYFVAEKDVWYLFKQITKERRKREIEPVISFLEELKNIEDKDSEEAQEFIKLMNDFSSVTGKINNIMDLAIKSDDHWLVGKITNLLK from the coding sequence ATGCAACTTTCAGAAGCAAAAGAAAAATACATTCAGACCTGGGGAACCTTTGCTACCAATTGGGGAATCAACCGTACGATGGCACAGGTGCATGCACTGCTTTTGGCAAGCGGCAAACCTCTTTCTACAGACGAAGTAATGGAACAGTTGGAGATTTCAAGAGGAAATGCCAATATGAATCTTCGTGCTTTGATAGACTGGGGAATCGTGAAAAAAGAGTTTGTGAAAGGTGATCGTAAAGAATATTTCGTAGCGGAGAAAGATGTCTGGTACTTATTCAAACAAATTACCAAGGAGCGCAGAAAAAGAGAAATAGAACCTGTGATTTCTTTTCTTGAAGAATTAAAGAATATCGAAGATAAAGATTCGGAAGAAGCTCAGGAATTTATCAAGCTGATGAATGATTTCAGTTCTGTAACCGGAAAAATTAATAATATTATGGATCTGGCGATAAAAAGTGATGATCACTGGCTGGTGGGGAAGATTACCAATCTGTTGAAATAG
- a CDS encoding T9SS type A sorting domain-containing protein has protein sequence MENNHIDQQFNEASKLSEEPTVFPGFEKVWEKVEEKLDKKENKKRIIPFWLPYGIAASLVIGLGAFYFMNKKEAAEPLKPIIAENTTSRGPISKTDIAKIDRTIKENIGKEELPGSVPLPLPNQPSPILGIDVYKSPPTCNLPPVQAPDRITTSLPQIYSDTLKTQSIDEVVVTALRIKKSYKSVAASSTVMIASADKPSVRPPAVVSSLSGSVAGLEVTSGTKRSGEILIRGAKSIDGRSISPLYVVDGVIIGRKSDFFNTLDPKKIKEVKVIKDVEATALYGSKATNGVVVITTKGLSRDEIENLKKISSDSIKESSKEDEEPEKILPKAGQLTAGEVNDFSKWEYWTDIAVPTLDQYKNTWKLFPDNRVSVQLVNRDKRPIVGEKVKLLDDKKNVIWEAVSDNLGNVELWISPMTDENSGSEKYYLSDGSGQIISSNIRTFKNGQNLIILDKPCLQKRRLDLAFVVDATGSMGDEISYLQSELLDVLKKIEGKLKNTTVRYGSVFYRDHGDEYVTRKFDFSDKAEDLVGFIKKQKAGGGGDTPEAVVEALKVSVDELKWSNENSTKIMFLILDAPPHHSEQNIKELYSTIKAAAKKGITIIPLAASDTDKQTEYLMRTFALLTNGTYTFLTDDSGIGNSHIKPTIDSYEVEKLNDLLLRLILQRAVVPECGTGISNDHINKKMEKEIDSQVDSKTILFPNPTKGLMQIKTRKSIEELFVYDLAGKIIMRKEKLPEGKNTIDLTSYPQGIYLVRIHTNGLWETFKVIKN, from the coding sequence ATGGAAAATAATCATATAGACCAACAATTCAATGAAGCTTCCAAGCTTTCAGAAGAACCAACAGTTTTTCCTGGTTTTGAAAAAGTATGGGAAAAAGTTGAAGAGAAACTAGATAAAAAAGAAAATAAAAAGAGAATAATTCCTTTTTGGCTGCCGTATGGTATTGCTGCAAGTCTGGTGATTGGACTGGGTGCTTTTTATTTTATGAATAAAAAAGAAGCTGCAGAACCTTTAAAACCAATAATAGCAGAGAATACAACGTCAAGAGGACCTATTAGCAAAACGGATATTGCAAAAATTGACCGTACTATAAAAGAAAATATAGGGAAAGAAGAATTGCCTGGATCTGTACCTCTTCCTTTACCGAATCAACCTTCACCAATTTTAGGAATAGATGTATACAAATCTCCGCCTACCTGCAATTTACCACCAGTACAAGCTCCTGATAGAATAACAACATCTTTACCCCAAATATATAGTGACACTTTAAAAACACAAAGTATTGATGAAGTTGTTGTCACTGCATTAAGGATTAAAAAGAGTTATAAATCTGTTGCTGCATCTTCAACGGTTATGATTGCTTCTGCAGATAAACCTTCTGTACGTCCTCCGGCTGTAGTATCTTCATTGTCAGGAAGTGTTGCAGGGTTAGAAGTAACAAGTGGGACTAAACGATCTGGTGAAATACTGATTAGAGGAGCTAAGAGTATAGACGGTCGTTCGATAAGTCCTTTATATGTAGTTGACGGAGTTATAATAGGTAGGAAATCTGATTTTTTTAATACACTTGATCCTAAAAAGATCAAAGAAGTAAAAGTAATAAAAGATGTAGAAGCTACAGCCTTATATGGAAGTAAAGCAACGAATGGAGTAGTGGTGATCACAACCAAAGGATTATCCAGAGATGAAATAGAAAACTTAAAAAAAATATCTTCAGATAGTATAAAAGAATCCTCAAAAGAAGATGAAGAACCGGAAAAAATACTTCCTAAAGCAGGTCAGCTGACAGCCGGAGAAGTAAATGATTTTTCTAAATGGGAGTATTGGACAGATATTGCAGTTCCAACTCTTGATCAATATAAAAATACCTGGAAGCTTTTTCCTGATAACAGGGTTTCTGTTCAATTGGTAAACCGAGATAAAAGACCAATAGTGGGTGAAAAGGTAAAACTGTTGGATGATAAGAAAAATGTTATTTGGGAAGCCGTTTCAGATAACCTGGGCAATGTAGAACTATGGATTTCACCAATGACAGATGAAAACTCGGGTTCAGAGAAATATTATTTATCTGATGGTTCAGGGCAGATAATCAGCAGCAATATCAGGACGTTTAAAAATGGACAGAATCTGATTATTCTGGATAAGCCCTGTCTACAAAAACGTAGATTGGATCTCGCTTTTGTAGTGGATGCTACAGGTTCTATGGGGGATGAGATTTCTTATCTTCAGTCTGAACTTTTGGATGTGTTGAAAAAGATCGAAGGAAAGCTTAAAAATACAACTGTAAGGTACGGGTCCGTTTTTTACAGAGATCATGGAGATGAATATGTGACCCGAAAATTTGATTTTTCCGATAAAGCTGAGGATCTTGTTGGATTTATTAAAAAACAAAAGGCCGGAGGTGGTGGAGATACACCGGAAGCTGTTGTAGAAGCCCTGAAAGTTTCTGTCGACGAGCTGAAATGGAGTAATGAAAATTCAACCAAAATAATGTTTTTAATTCTGGATGCACCACCACACCATTCGGAACAGAATATAAAGGAACTTTATAGTACAATAAAGGCTGCTGCAAAGAAAGGTATTACGATTATTCCACTGGCTGCCAGTGATACAGATAAGCAGACAGAGTATCTGATGCGGACATTTGCTTTACTCACCAATGGTACCTATACATTCCTTACAGATGACAGTGGGATAGGAAACAGCCATATCAAACCAACCATAGATTCTTATGAAGTTGAAAAACTGAATGATTTATTATTAAGATTAATCCTTCAAAGAGCAGTTGTACCGGAATGCGGCACAGGAATTTCAAATGATCATATCAATAAAAAAATGGAGAAAGAAATTGATAGCCAGGTTGATAGTAAGACTATACTATTTCCTAATCCAACAAAAGGTCTGATGCAGATAAAAACAAGAAAATCAATTGAAGAACTGTTTGTTTATGATCTCGCCGGAAAAATTATTATGAGAAAAGAAAAACTACCCGAAGGTAAAAATACAATTGATTTAACTTCTTATCCTCAAGGGATTTACCTTGTACGTATTCATACTAATGGTCTGTGGGAAACATTTAAGGTCATTAAAAACTAA
- a CDS encoding fatty acid desaturase family protein: protein MNHLEIIRTIEWKDLKKLSPKEILIENNISLPWLFISLFLAYKGYYGLALPFSGFYFLTALRQVHNGFHNSLGTGKRLTWLSLYLNSLTMMTSIHAVKFNHLRHHKFCLSEEDYEGKSASMKWYQAILYGPKHMFLIHWVTFKKANKTYRKNMMLELASITILIAVVFYFHIYFLMYHILMMVLGEFLMAFFAVWTVHHDTHEHPDIARTQRGFWKNKLSFSMFYHMEHHLFPAVPTIKLPELAERIDKKLPELNKKQTF from the coding sequence ATGAATCATCTTGAAATTATTAGAACCATAGAGTGGAAAGACCTAAAAAAACTTTCTCCAAAGGAAATACTGATTGAAAATAACATCAGTCTGCCATGGCTTTTTATTTCTTTGTTTTTAGCGTATAAAGGATATTATGGATTAGCATTGCCGTTCTCAGGTTTTTATTTCCTCACCGCATTGAGACAGGTACATAATGGCTTTCACAATTCATTAGGAACCGGAAAAAGGTTGACATGGTTGTCTTTATATCTTAATAGTCTTACAATGATGACCTCTATTCACGCCGTAAAATTCAATCACCTGAGACATCATAAATTTTGCCTCTCAGAAGAAGATTATGAAGGTAAATCTGCTTCTATGAAATGGTATCAAGCCATTCTGTATGGGCCCAAACATATGTTTCTGATTCATTGGGTTACTTTTAAAAAAGCCAATAAAACCTATCGGAAGAATATGATGTTAGAGCTGGCGTCTATAACCATTCTTATAGCAGTAGTGTTTTATTTTCATATTTATTTCCTGATGTATCACATATTGATGATGGTTTTAGGCGAATTTCTAATGGCATTTTTTGCAGTGTGGACTGTTCATCACGATACCCACGAGCATCCTGATATCGCCAGAACACAGCGCGGATTCTGGAAGAATAAATTGAGTTTCAGTATGTTTTATCATATGGAACACCATCTTTTTCCTGCGGTGCCTACCATAAAGCTTCCAGAGCTTGCAGAAAGAATAGACAAAAAGCTTCCAGAATTAAACAAAAAACAAACCTTTTAA